AAATATATATGTTTTATATTGATTGCCCACATCAGCAAATTGACCTGCACTATCCACCGGGTCAATACTACGCCAATATACTGATAACAATTCTTGGAAGCCTATCTGTTTAGGATCATACATAACCAATACTGCTTCCACATGACCTGTATTACCATGGCAAACTTGCTCATAATTCGGGCTGACATCCTCCCCTCCAGTATAACCCACTTGGGTCTCTACCACCCCTTCAATGCTATCAAAGACTGCTTGAGTACACCAAAAACATCCACCAGCAAAGATTACCTGCTCATAATTTTTTTGCTTATCTTCCATAGCATGACTCAGATTTATAATTAATAATAACATGCTCACCCTACATGTTAAAAAATGCTTCATTGCTCTTCCTTAAAGCTTAATGCAATTGAGTTTATACAATATCTTAAGTTAGTAGGCTCAGGTCCATCAGTAAAAAGATGCCCCAAATGAGCATTACATCGTGAACACAACAGCTCCAATCGATTTAAACCA
This window of the Rickettsiales endosymbiont of Stachyamoeba lipophora genome carries:
- the msrA gene encoding peptide-methionine (S)-S-oxide reductase MsrA; the encoded protein is MKHFLTCRVSMLLLIINLSHAMEDKQKNYEQVIFAGGCFWCTQAVFDSIEGVVETQVGYTGGEDVSPNYEQVCHGNTGHVEAVLVMYDPKQIGFQELLSVYWRSIDPVDSAGQFADVGNQYKTYIFYYNQTQKDLAEKSKREIATKLNHEVVTEIKQASIFYLAENYHQNYYKTNPTRYELYKHGSGRTMRLKELWGNYESSSK